One Acetobacterium sp. KB-1 DNA segment encodes these proteins:
- a CDS encoding MarR family winged helix-turn-helix transcriptional regulator: MKKEKKAKKLDVKETKDSKKETKKKSAAEEKKEGSVQKKEKSTVQKPEQSDSSVDLDALKKLMIDSAALYQDILVLPQTFTVNDGSYSLYPSELKALEMIGRFSGINLTQLANKLGISKSAISKCSSKLLEKELIRKEKSAVNVREVVFTLTPDGQAIFDQLETVHAKLFAPLNTALNGISPQEIKALHRIFLTITASLETIVKHPN; encoded by the coding sequence TTGAAAAAAGAGAAAAAAGCTAAGAAGTTGGACGTCAAAGAAACAAAAGATTCGAAAAAAGAGACGAAAAAGAAAAGTGCCGCGGAAGAAAAAAAAGAAGGTTCGGTTCAAAAAAAAGAAAAATCAACGGTTCAAAAACCTGAACAATCCGATTCTTCCGTAGATCTTGATGCGCTCAAGAAACTGATGATTGATTCTGCTGCTCTTTATCAGGATATTCTTGTTTTACCGCAAACCTTTACAGTCAATGATGGTTCCTATTCTCTCTATCCTTCTGAACTGAAAGCCCTTGAAATGATCGGCCGATTTTCAGGCATCAATCTGACCCAATTGGCTAATAAATTGGGAATTTCAAAAAGCGCTATTTCAAAGTGCAGCTCCAAACTACTGGAAAAAGAACTCATAAGAAAAGAAAAATCAGCGGTCAACGTGCGTGAAGTGGTCTTCACCCTGACCCCCGATGGTCAAGCAATTTTTGATCAACTGGAAACTGTCCATGCCAAACTATTTGCGCCCCTTAATACGGCTTTGAATGGCATCTCACCCCAGGAAATCAAAGCTCTCCACCGCATCTTCTTAACCATTACTGCAAGCCTTGAGACGATTGTTAAACACCCCAATTGA
- the aroB gene encoding 3-dehydroquinate synthase produces the protein MKELICKTENMHQYPIIIEKGIKGRLAQMKALFSQYHKVVIITDKNVAKEYLSDVERQVRQAGPKVYSIVIPPGEASKCLSQTAEIYDELVKCNITRSDAILTLGGGVVGDLGGFCAATYLRGIDLIQVPTSLLAQVDSSVGGKVGIDLDYGKNLVGAFHQPKAVIIDPLFLETLEDHYMIDGMAEVIKYGCISSAPLFVKLMGYAYYEDLVEDMEEIIAKCCQIKRDVVQTDEHEQGLRRILNFGHTIGHVVESYFKFKKYSHGEAVAIGMAQITKKTVAEGISQKDTYTNIIEILENYGLPTELPKMPLDKVQEILFTDKKFENDSLYICALEKIGKAQIVKIQKPQAIELFR, from the coding sequence ATGAAGGAATTAATTTGCAAAACAGAGAATATGCACCAGTACCCCATTATCATCGAAAAAGGCATTAAAGGGCGGCTGGCCCAAATGAAGGCGCTCTTTTCCCAGTATCACAAGGTGGTGATTATCACCGATAAAAATGTAGCAAAAGAGTATTTAAGCGATGTGGAACGTCAGGTTCGTCAGGCTGGTCCCAAGGTTTACAGCATTGTCATTCCTCCAGGCGAGGCAAGCAAGTGCCTGTCGCAAACCGCCGAAATATATGACGAACTGGTTAAATGTAATATCACCCGCAGTGATGCTATTTTAACCCTGGGCGGTGGCGTCGTTGGGGATTTGGGCGGTTTTTGCGCGGCAACCTATCTCCGCGGCATTGATTTGATCCAGGTACCGACATCATTGTTGGCACAGGTTGACAGCAGTGTCGGCGGAAAAGTCGGGATTGATCTAGATTATGGCAAAAATCTGGTCGGTGCTTTTCATCAGCCTAAAGCCGTTATCATTGACCCCTTATTTTTAGAAACCCTTGAAGATCATTATATGATTGATGGTATGGCCGAGGTCATCAAGTACGGTTGTATCAGTAGTGCCCCGCTTTTTGTCAAACTGATGGGGTATGCCTATTATGAGGATTTGGTTGAAGATATGGAAGAGATCATTGCCAAATGCTGTCAGATTAAACGGGATGTGGTTCAGACTGATGAGCATGAACAGGGACTGCGGCGGATTCTAAATTTTGGCCATACCATCGGCCATGTAGTGGAATCTTATTTTAAATTTAAAAAATATTCCCACGGTGAAGCGGTTGCCATTGGGATGGCACAGATCACGAAGAAAACGGTAGCAGAAGGGATCAGTCAGAAGGACACCTACACGAATATTATCGAAATCCTGGAGAATTACGGGTTGCCCACTGAGCTTCCCAAAATGCCTCTGGACAAGGTTCAGGAAATCTTGTTTACGGACAAAAAGTTTGAGAATGACTCGCTTTACATTTGTGCCCTGGAAAAAATCGGCAAGGCTCAAATTGTCAAAATTCAAAAACCCCAGGCCATCGAACTGTTTCGATAA
- a CDS encoding BMP family ABC transporter substrate-binding protein codes for MKKRLGVLMLTLVLLVVSVAGCSSGATSGKAEVTKVGFIYVGPADDGGWSQAHDNGRAKMVENLDGKVETIVKENVPEEKSAVISTIRDMVDQGCTIIFGTSYGFMDGMVEAAEEFPDVKFEHCSGYMTSDNMGTYFGKIEEPRYLSGIVAGLTTKTNKIAYVAAMPIPEVIRGINAFALGVKSVNPAATVNVSWTNTWYDPTVEKAAAEALIQQGCDVTAQHQDSTATMEAAKEAGKLSIGYDLSAAQSMPEVYMTAPLWDFSGYYTDSVSSVIDGTWKSQQYWGGMTDGIVLLDELTTLAPGTAQGQIDTAEAAIKSGELVIFAGELKDQSGTVKVPVGTTLTDEAQLSMDWFVDNVVGSLK; via the coding sequence ATGAAAAAAAGATTGGGAGTATTGATGCTTACACTGGTTTTATTGGTTGTAAGTGTAGCCGGATGCAGTTCAGGAGCGACATCAGGTAAAGCTGAGGTTACAAAGGTTGGTTTTATCTATGTTGGACCAGCAGATGATGGCGGTTGGTCACAAGCTCATGACAATGGCCGGGCAAAAATGGTAGAAAACTTAGACGGTAAGGTTGAAACCATCGTTAAAGAAAATGTACCAGAAGAAAAAAGCGCTGTTATTTCAACCATTAGAGATATGGTTGATCAGGGATGTACCATTATTTTTGGAACCAGCTATGGTTTTATGGATGGAATGGTTGAAGCAGCCGAAGAATTCCCTGATGTTAAATTTGAACACTGTTCAGGTTATATGACGTCTGATAATATGGGGACTTACTTTGGAAAAATTGAAGAACCACGTTACCTTTCCGGAATTGTCGCCGGCTTAACAACTAAGACGAATAAAATTGCTTATGTAGCAGCGATGCCAATTCCCGAAGTAATTCGTGGTATCAATGCCTTTGCATTGGGTGTAAAATCGGTAAATCCGGCAGCCACTGTTAATGTTTCCTGGACCAACACCTGGTATGATCCAACTGTTGAAAAAGCAGCCGCCGAAGCGCTGATCCAACAAGGTTGTGATGTAACCGCTCAGCATCAGGATTCAACAGCAACTATGGAAGCGGCTAAAGAAGCGGGTAAATTATCGATTGGTTATGATTTAAGTGCGGCACAAAGTATGCCAGAAGTCTATATGACGGCTCCACTTTGGGATTTTAGCGGTTATTATACCGATTCGGTTTCATCAGTCATTGACGGAACCTGGAAATCGCAGCAATACTGGGGTGGTATGACTGATGGGATCGTCCTACTGGATGAACTGACAACCTTGGCGCCAGGAACGGCTCAAGGTCAGATTGACACCGCTGAAGCCGCCATTAAATCAGGTGAGCTGGTAATTTTTGCGGGCGAATTAAAAGATCAGAGCGGCACTGTAAAAGTACCGGTTGGAACTACTCTGACAGATGAAGCGCAGTTAAGCATGGACTGGTTTGTTGATAATGTTGTTGGTAGTTTAAAATAA
- a CDS encoding ABC transporter ATP-binding protein, with amino-acid sequence MNNDYVVKMENITKVFGKVKALDHVEFSLKKGEVHAILGENGAGKSSLMNVLNGIYMPDEGQIEVKGQRVSISSPKIALDLGIGMLPQHYKLVDAFSAMENVAAGSRKTTPFLNKKKILDEMGKLIAQLGMDINPNKKVYEMSVAEKQSLEIFKVLYRGADILILDEPTAVLTPQEIKNLFEIVKKMVATGCSVIIITHKLEEVMEISDRITIMRKGTTIQTVNKAETTPQELAGMMVGDMMELNVPYVAVKRGEKALEVKDITAIDRNKVNILDHVSFDLYAGEILGVAGIAGSGQKELCESIAGLYHIKSGEIIFEGENIVGKNPEKISQMGISLSFVPEDRLGMGLVSSMDIIDNVLLKDYRNKKGLGISRVVSRDKAEALVERLNVSTPAIENHAVSLLSGGNIQKVLLGREIELEPKLMVTAYATRGLDVGSSQIIYELLNEQKVKMKPIIYVGEDLDVLMSLCDRILVICEGRVTGIVDPRKTTKEAIGLMMSGVISEGEQACSIS; translated from the coding sequence ATGAATAATGATTATGTGGTTAAAATGGAAAACATCACAAAGGTTTTTGGTAAGGTCAAAGCCCTGGATCATGTGGAATTTTCATTAAAAAAGGGAGAAGTGCATGCCATCTTAGGAGAGAACGGAGCGGGCAAAAGTTCACTGATGAATGTTCTAAATGGCATTTATATGCCGGATGAAGGGCAGATCGAAGTGAAGGGCCAACGTGTTAGTATCAGTTCCCCCAAGATTGCCCTGGACTTGGGAATTGGGATGTTGCCTCAGCACTACAAGTTGGTCGATGCTTTTTCAGCAATGGAAAATGTGGCCGCCGGCAGTCGTAAAACAACCCCTTTTTTAAATAAGAAAAAGATTTTAGATGAGATGGGGAAATTGATTGCCCAATTGGGAATGGACATTAATCCCAATAAAAAGGTCTATGAAATGTCGGTTGCCGAAAAGCAGAGTCTGGAAATCTTCAAAGTCCTGTATCGGGGGGCTGATATTCTAATATTGGATGAACCCACGGCAGTACTAACTCCCCAGGAAATTAAGAATCTCTTTGAAATTGTTAAGAAGATGGTGGCAACAGGCTGTTCAGTGATTATTATTACTCATAAACTAGAAGAGGTTATGGAAATCAGCGATCGGATTACCATTATGCGTAAGGGCACGACCATTCAAACAGTTAATAAAGCAGAAACCACGCCGCAGGAACTGGCCGGGATGATGGTTGGCGATATGATGGAGCTTAATGTTCCCTATGTTGCGGTAAAACGGGGAGAAAAGGCGCTAGAAGTGAAAGATATCACCGCCATCGATCGAAATAAGGTCAATATTCTTGATCACGTCAGTTTTGACCTCTATGCTGGGGAAATTCTCGGCGTCGCCGGCATTGCCGGTAGCGGCCAGAAAGAACTATGTGAGAGTATCGCTGGTCTTTATCATATCAAATCCGGTGAGATTATTTTTGAAGGCGAAAACATCGTCGGCAAGAATCCCGAAAAAATCAGTCAGATGGGAATTAGTCTGAGCTTCGTTCCTGAGGACCGTTTAGGAATGGGTCTGGTTTCTTCGATGGATATTATTGATAATGTTTTATTAAAAGATTACCGCAACAAAAAAGGGCTGGGAATTTCTCGGGTTGTTTCCCGGGACAAGGCCGAAGCCCTGGTTGAACGCCTTAACGTGTCCACCCCCGCGATTGAAAATCATGCCGTCAGTTTGCTCTCTGGCGGGAATATTCAAAAGGTCTTGTTGGGTCGGGAAATTGAACTGGAACCGAAACTGATGGTGACGGCTTACGCCACCAGAGGTCTGGATGTAGGTTCTTCTCAAATTATTTATGAGCTGCTCAATGAGCAAAAAGTTAAAATGAAACCGATCATTTATGTGGGCGAGGATTTGGACGTTCTGATGAGTCTTTGTGATCGCATTTTAGTTATTTGTGAAGGTCGGGTAACAGGGATTGTGGATCCGCGAAAAACCACCAAAGAAGCCATTGGATTAATGATGTCCGGGGTTATTAGTGAAGGAGAACAAGCATGCTCCATATCGTAA
- the pilM gene encoding type IV pilus biogenesis protein PilM — protein sequence MKKRKKFWAIDLGEALTKIVVGEIGASGWVQIEGFRIEKTPEQIRNIGNSEEQSMVRGFLRHLLKGARRHDDVMLVINHKEMLVASFTFPMMTINEVEEAIYWQLQLLTSENLEFWRIDFQARERTRWFEHLGIDETNLDVLGVAVKKDLLSRYTKLFGKTGCRLASIVPQFYTFDSLIDPNVDQPTLIIDMGKSETRFFYYYRAALVENHRLELETGWDGKTYLREIIKVTEQIFEFPLGYEKTGMNDINENIYLMGGESLHRGVLETLSKWLDKKIRPVDELLDEKEELILPGKMTKAQRCLMTPCVCGLIKQAQLRGGLL from the coding sequence GTGAAAAAGAGAAAAAAGTTCTGGGCGATTGATCTGGGTGAAGCGTTAACAAAAATAGTCGTTGGTGAGATTGGTGCGTCTGGTTGGGTCCAGATTGAAGGGTTTCGCATTGAAAAAACACCAGAACAGATTAGAAATATCGGCAATTCAGAAGAACAGTCGATGGTTAGGGGGTTTTTGCGTCATCTTTTAAAAGGCGCACGCCGTCATGATGACGTGATGTTGGTCATAAACCATAAAGAGATGCTAGTGGCTTCATTTACCTTTCCGATGATGACAATCAACGAGGTGGAAGAAGCAATCTATTGGCAATTGCAACTGCTTACATCAGAAAATCTGGAATTTTGGCGAATCGATTTTCAAGCGCGGGAGCGGACCCGGTGGTTTGAACATCTTGGTATTGATGAGACAAACTTGGATGTGCTGGGGGTTGCGGTAAAAAAAGATCTTTTGAGTCGGTATACAAAACTATTTGGTAAAACCGGCTGTCGTTTAGCGTCGATTGTTCCACAGTTTTATACCTTTGACAGTCTGATTGATCCCAACGTGGATCAGCCAACACTTATTATTGATATGGGAAAAAGTGAGACCCGTTTCTTTTATTATTACCGCGCCGCATTGGTTGAAAACCATCGGTTGGAGTTGGAAACGGGATGGGATGGAAAAACCTATTTGCGGGAAATTATTAAGGTAACGGAGCAAATTTTTGAATTTCCATTAGGGTATGAAAAAACCGGTATGAACGATATAAATGAAAATATTTATCTGATGGGAGGAGAGAGTCTTCATCGCGGCGTACTGGAGACGCTGTCAAAATGGCTAGATAAAAAAATCCGGCCTGTCGATGAGCTTTTGGATGAGAAAGAGGAACTGATTCTTCCCGGGAAAATGACCAAAGCCCAACGCTGCTTAATGACGCCCTGCGTGTGTGGATTAATCAAACAGGCGCAGTTGCGTGGTGGTTTGTTATGA
- a CDS encoding ABC transporter permease gives MEFVFFLTAAVKAGTCLLYATLGEIISEKVGHLNLGVEGMMQMGAVVGFIAGFTFGNPYIAVLCAAIAGACGALIYGFLTISLKANQVVTGLTLSIFGVGFAAFFGKNFVGKKVPEAITTFFAPIKLPIFGDIPYVGQIFFNQSVYVYFSYLLVIAIYVYLYKTKWGLNTRMVGENPVAADASGIPVDKYKYFNIALCGALCGLGGAFLSLVYISIYPVNVVSGRGWIAVALVIFAMWNPGKALLGAYFFGALDIASFWLQQYTLPVSIYFFTALPYLATVFVLIFTSMRKSSNKKEPAWLGKNYFKEDR, from the coding sequence ATGGAATTTGTTTTTTTCTTAACGGCTGCGGTTAAGGCCGGAACCTGTTTGCTTTATGCGACTCTGGGAGAAATTATTTCAGAAAAAGTCGGCCACCTTAATCTTGGGGTGGAAGGGATGATGCAAATGGGGGCGGTGGTTGGTTTTATTGCCGGGTTTACCTTTGGCAATCCCTACATCGCGGTGCTCTGCGCAGCCATTGCCGGGGCCTGCGGGGCTCTGATTTATGGCTTTCTGACGATTAGCTTAAAGGCTAATCAGGTAGTTACCGGGCTGACGCTTAGTATTTTTGGGGTTGGCTTTGCCGCCTTCTTTGGCAAGAACTTTGTCGGGAAAAAAGTGCCGGAAGCGATTACCACATTTTTTGCGCCGATCAAGCTGCCGATTTTTGGGGATATTCCATACGTTGGTCAGATCTTTTTTAACCAAAGTGTTTATGTTTATTTTTCTTATCTACTGGTGATTGCCATTTATGTTTACCTTTATAAAACCAAGTGGGGCTTAAATACCCGGATGGTTGGTGAAAATCCGGTCGCGGCTGACGCCAGCGGAATTCCCGTGGATAAGTATAAATATTTTAATATTGCCCTTTGTGGAGCACTGTGTGGCCTGGGTGGAGCCTTTTTATCCCTGGTTTACATCAGTATTTATCCGGTTAATGTCGTCAGCGGACGAGGGTGGATTGCGGTAGCACTGGTTATCTTTGCGATGTGGAATCCCGGCAAAGCTTTATTGGGGGCCTATTTCTTTGGCGCTTTGGATATTGCCAGTTTTTGGCTCCAGCAATATACCCTGCCAGTTTCAATTTACTTCTTCACGGCCCTGCCTTATTTGGCAACAGTATTTGTTTTGATCTTTACCTCGATGCGAAAGAGCAGCAACAAAAAAGAACCAGCCTGGCTGGGTAAAAACTATTTCAAGGAAGACCGATAA
- a CDS encoding prepilin-type N-terminal cleavage/methylation domain-containing protein — protein sequence MRRQSFRKEMGPSGFSLIELLTSLMVMSLLLGLLLSGLIYANTINKKAETNQKLFYTQRYIELYFQKQILRSEKIVFKNNRVYLQDLESPESYYNYYRYSSGFLRRYKVYKNGLTSIGSGGNSQFLDGISSFSMTLGANQEIVIKYSLVVEGSTYDRETTISHGRMVEFV from the coding sequence ATGAGACGCCAGTCATTTAGAAAAGAAATGGGTCCCTCTGGCTTCTCTCTGATTGAGCTGTTAACGTCTTTAATGGTGATGTCTTTGTTGCTGGGGTTGCTACTATCGGGCTTGATTTATGCAAATACGATTAATAAAAAAGCCGAAACCAATCAAAAATTATTTTATACACAGCGATACATTGAGTTGTATTTTCAAAAACAGATTTTAAGATCGGAAAAAATAGTTTTTAAAAACAACCGCGTCTATCTTCAGGATCTGGAAAGCCCGGAAAGTTATTACAACTATTATCGTTACAGTAGCGGGTTTTTGAGACGCTATAAGGTTTATAAAAATGGCTTAACTTCGATCGGTTCTGGGGGTAATAGTCAATTTCTAGATGGTATTTCGTCTTTTTCGATGACCCTTGGCGCGAATCAGGAAATTGTTATAAAATACAGTTTAGTGGTTGAGGGATCAACTTACGATCGCGAAACGACGATTTCCCATGGAAGAATGGTGGAGTTTGTATGA
- a CDS encoding PilN domain-containing protein, producing MKLEMNLLPVVSERKKQKKHTLTKVQMIFIGLFIAVFIIYGALTCLDLHYQKEIKKVETLIENKSDYQVIYANLSQQKELLKHRSLVLEAINKGKGLPLQTVEEIHRVLPAGIKLSNYEFRDGQLSVSGEAKKKEEILEFKEKLTGLEIFLEINMVNTNTKEAVSTIKPDGEAGWEFTLSLLVAEV from the coding sequence ATGAAGTTAGAGATGAACTTATTACCAGTTGTTTCAGAAAGGAAAAAACAAAAGAAGCATACGCTAACAAAAGTGCAGATGATTTTTATCGGATTATTTATAGCAGTATTTATTATTTACGGAGCGTTGACTTGTTTGGATCTCCATTATCAGAAAGAGATTAAAAAGGTAGAGACACTGATTGAAAATAAATCTGATTATCAGGTGATTTATGCCAATCTTTCCCAGCAAAAAGAGCTGTTAAAACATCGCAGTCTCGTTTTGGAAGCCATCAACAAGGGAAAAGGACTACCGCTGCAAACGGTGGAGGAAATTCACAGGGTCCTACCGGCTGGGATAAAACTCTCCAATTATGAATTTCGGGATGGCCAACTGTCTGTCTCAGGTGAAGCAAAAAAGAAAGAAGAAATCCTGGAATTCAAAGAAAAACTTACGGGTCTGGAAATCTTTTTAGAAATTAACATGGTTAATACCAACACGAAAGAGGCGGTATCCACAATTAAGCCGGACGGGGAAGCCGGGTGGGAATTTACATTAAGTCTTCTAGTGGCGGAGGTTTAA
- a CDS encoding ABC transporter permease: MLHIVKKDLPKTREKIVVRLSAVLAALALASILVLVAGANPFELYLGIIQGCFGSVYRFAATIEKMVPLLVLSLGVMVAFKMRFWNIGAEGQFLMGAVGTTLVVRLLPDLPLPIMLMLMSVVSFLFGAVWLMVPAFLKARFGTNETLFTLMLNYIALTLVTALQYDFWKDPAASGMPKIANLPPNALLPGVSGFNLSILMAVIIVLAMYYFMNRSKIGFEISVLGESENTARYIGINVTKTIMIAALVSGGLCGVVGMMQTTGVSGALSTQITGGLGFTAIIVAWLSGLKVPFVVVNSFAFAVLLQGASYIQTAFQIPGSVAEMIQAIILFFILGSEFILQYRFVSDKNKREVA; this comes from the coding sequence ATGCTCCATATCGTAAAGAAAGATCTTCCCAAAACCCGGGAAAAAATAGTTGTTCGGCTGTCGGCTGTATTAGCAGCGTTGGCCTTGGCCTCAATCCTTGTTCTGGTTGCCGGAGCCAATCCCTTTGAGTTATATCTTGGGATTATTCAGGGCTGTTTTGGCTCGGTGTATCGTTTTGCTGCCACGATCGAGAAAATGGTACCGCTGCTGGTGCTCTCTTTGGGGGTAATGGTTGCCTTTAAAATGCGCTTTTGGAATATCGGTGCTGAAGGTCAGTTTCTGATGGGGGCAGTCGGAACCACATTGGTAGTCCGGCTACTGCCGGATCTGCCGCTACCAATTATGCTGATGTTGATGAGTGTCGTTTCTTTTTTATTTGGCGCCGTTTGGCTGATGGTTCCAGCTTTTTTAAAAGCCCGTTTTGGAACCAATGAAACGCTGTTTACGCTGATGTTAAACTATATCGCGTTAACACTGGTAACTGCATTGCAATACGATTTCTGGAAGGATCCGGCAGCCAGTGGGATGCCTAAAATAGCTAATCTTCCTCCCAATGCTTTACTACCCGGTGTCAGTGGTTTTAATTTAAGTATCTTGATGGCAGTTATTATTGTTCTGGCGATGTATTATTTTATGAACCGATCAAAAATCGGATTTGAAATTTCTGTTTTGGGCGAAAGTGAAAATACCGCCCGATACATCGGTATTAATGTCACTAAAACCATTATGATCGCCGCTCTTGTTAGCGGCGGTTTATGCGGTGTGGTCGGGATGATGCAAACCACGGGTGTCAGCGGGGCGTTATCAACTCAAATCACTGGCGGTTTGGGTTTCACAGCCATTATCGTAGCCTGGCTTTCAGGACTCAAGGTGCCCTTTGTAGTCGTTAATTCCTTTGCCTTTGCGGTATTGTTGCAGGGTGCCTCGTATATTCAAACCGCCTTCCAGATTCCCGGTTCGGTGGCAGAAATGATTCAGGCGATCATTCTGTTTTTTATTTTGGGCAGCGAGTTTATCTTGCAGTACCGCTTTGTTTCCGATAAAAATAAACGTGAGGTGGCATAA